From a single Georhizobium profundi genomic region:
- a CDS encoding class I SAM-dependent RNA methyltransferase, whose product MSAETVDIRELGAQGDGVAHTETGPVFVPFTLPGETVSIAREKAKATLMAVKSASPLRVEPPCPHFGPDGEGGACGGCSLQHYDMAAYRDWKADLVRQALAEQKIDIPLEPLIAAQPGERRRLVLTGLRTDRSVILGFAAARSHQIVPIRVCPIAVPAISQRLDTIRRVATAVATGTAAFRVSVLATVSGLDIAITAPMKLQDRRRLLAIETILGLSEIARVTVDGEVLVEPRRPIIQFGKASVTPVPGGFVQASAIAEGHMAQIVSAHLKPSKRIADLFAGSGTFALRLAESAPVHAVENDKLALAALDAAARATQGLRPVTHQKQDLFRSPLMGMDLKPFDGLVFDPPRAGAEAQSRELARSSIRRIAAVSCNPTTLARDLRFLIDGGYKLLSVQPIDQFLWSPHVEAVALLERKG is encoded by the coding sequence ATGAGCGCCGAAACCGTCGACATTCGCGAACTCGGTGCTCAAGGCGATGGCGTGGCGCACACCGAAACCGGCCCCGTCTTCGTGCCGTTTACCTTGCCGGGCGAAACCGTCTCAATCGCGCGCGAGAAAGCCAAGGCGACATTGATGGCGGTGAAGAGCGCCTCGCCTCTGCGGGTGGAGCCGCCCTGCCCGCATTTCGGGCCGGATGGTGAAGGCGGTGCCTGCGGTGGGTGCTCCCTGCAGCATTACGACATGGCCGCCTATCGCGACTGGAAGGCCGATCTGGTCCGCCAGGCGCTTGCCGAGCAGAAGATCGACATTCCACTCGAGCCACTGATTGCGGCGCAGCCGGGCGAACGCAGGCGCCTTGTTCTGACGGGCCTGCGCACTGACCGATCGGTCATCCTCGGCTTTGCGGCCGCCCGCTCCCACCAGATCGTGCCGATCCGCGTCTGCCCCATTGCCGTGCCCGCCATATCGCAGAGACTGGATACGATCCGGCGTGTCGCGACGGCGGTTGCAACCGGTACCGCTGCCTTTCGGGTGAGCGTGCTCGCCACCGTCTCCGGGCTCGACATCGCCATTACCGCTCCCATGAAGCTTCAGGATCGACGCCGGCTACTGGCCATCGAGACGATATTGGGCCTGAGCGAAATCGCCCGGGTCACCGTCGACGGCGAGGTTCTCGTGGAGCCGCGTCGGCCGATCATCCAATTCGGCAAGGCATCCGTCACACCGGTGCCCGGCGGGTTCGTGCAGGCAAGCGCGATCGCGGAAGGCCACATGGCGCAGATCGTTTCGGCGCATCTGAAGCCTTCGAAGCGGATCGCCGATCTCTTCGCCGGCAGCGGCACGTTTGCGCTCAGATTGGCAGAATCCGCGCCCGTCCACGCGGTGGAGAACGACAAGCTCGCTTTGGCGGCACTGGATGCGGCTGCGCGTGCGACGCAGGGGCTTCGTCCCGTGACGCACCAGAAGCAGGATCTCTTCCGCAGCCCGCTGATGGGTATGGACCTGAAGCCCTTCGACGGCCTCGTCTTCGATCCGCCGCGTGCCGGTGCCGAAGCTCAGTCGCGCGAACTCGCGCGTTCGTCGATCCGTCGGATCGCAGCGGTGTCCTGCAATCCCACGACGCTGGCGCGGGATCTCCGATTCCTCATCGACGGCGGTTACAAGCTGCTCTCCGTGCAGCCGATCGACCAGTTTCTCTGGTCGCCCCATGTGGAAGCCGTCGCCCTGCTGGAGCGCAAGGGCTGA
- a CDS encoding crotonase/enoyl-CoA hydratase family protein, whose protein sequence is MSDDTILIQRPESAPGVQIIRMNRPEKKNALTRTMYAAMTDALRQGDADPDVRAHLFLGAPGAFSAGNDMQDFLAFAMGGSLGAEVIDFLKTLATTRKPLLAGVDGLAIGVGTTLTFHCDMTIASDRSLFRTPFTDLAIVPEAASTLLLPNIAGHQRAFAMLAAGLPFSAEEAREAGFVWRVVPPDALEAEALSLARDIAAKPPQALAIARDLIRGSEQQVLERIDAEAEHFKAQLKSAEARAAFEAFMSRKK, encoded by the coding sequence ATGAGCGACGACACGATCCTGATCCAGCGGCCCGAGAGTGCACCCGGCGTGCAGATCATCCGCATGAACCGCCCGGAGAAGAAGAACGCGCTGACCCGAACCATGTATGCGGCCATGACCGATGCGCTGCGGCAAGGCGATGCCGATCCAGATGTGCGGGCACATCTTTTTCTCGGCGCGCCCGGCGCCTTCTCGGCTGGCAACGACATGCAGGACTTCCTTGCCTTCGCTATGGGAGGATCGCTTGGCGCTGAAGTCATCGATTTCCTGAAGACGCTTGCGACCACCCGCAAGCCGCTGCTTGCCGGCGTCGATGGGCTGGCGATCGGTGTCGGCACGACGCTGACCTTCCACTGCGACATGACGATCGCCTCCGATCGGTCACTATTCCGCACGCCCTTCACCGATCTCGCCATCGTTCCGGAAGCAGCAAGCACGCTGCTTCTGCCCAACATCGCAGGCCATCAGCGCGCTTTCGCCATGCTCGCCGCCGGACTTCCGTTCTCGGCGGAGGAGGCGCGCGAGGCGGGTTTCGTATGGCGCGTCGTACCGCCGGACGCTCTGGAAGCCGAGGCATTGTCGCTGGCCCGCGACATCGCCGCAAAGCCTCCCCAGGCACTCGCCATCGCGCGTGATCTGATCCGTGGGTCCGAGCAGCAGGTGCTGGAGCGAATCGATGCCGAGGCCGAGCATTTCAAGGCTCAGTTGAAGTCCGCCGAAGCGCGCGCCGCTTTCGAGGCGTTCATGAGCCGAAAGAAGTAG
- a CDS encoding acyl-CoA dehydrogenase, which yields MYRAPVSEIAFSLKHVAGLKEALDEERLGDLSEDLVDAILEEAGRFATDQLAPTAEIGDKHGTPLKDGVVTMPPGWKDVYHRWIEGGWNALSGPEAYGGQQLPTMLSVAASEMWAAANMAFGLGPLLTVGAVEALDKHGSQELKDHYLAKLVSGEWMGTMNLTEPQAGSDLNALKARAERRDDGSYRIFGQKIYITFGEHDLTDNIIHLVLARLPDAPAGTRGISLFLVPKFLLDENGAPCVRNDVFCNGIEHKLGIHGSPTCTMIYGDGKHGDEAGAIGWLIGEENRGLACMFTMMNNARLNVGVQGVAVADAAYQKALAYAMERRQGKAPGDTGEGMSPIIEHPDVQRDLLTMKALTQAARAICHACAHAIDHAHAADGDDARHWQERANLLTPVAKAFSTDVGCQVASIGVQVHGGMGFVEETGAARYMRDARIAPIYEGTNGIQAIDLVMRKLPLSGGQQVAGYIAELRDIANAVTVSNREGLGTTGERLSRAIDDLEAATTWLGEAIQAGRQQEALASAQPYLRLFGLAAGGVYLAKGALASDEDARVALCRFAAENLLNETAALKISVIEGAGSLIAARGALTAA from the coding sequence ATGTACCGCGCACCCGTTTCCGAAATCGCATTTTCGCTGAAGCATGTGGCAGGTCTGAAAGAGGCGCTGGACGAGGAACGTCTCGGCGATCTTTCCGAAGATCTCGTCGACGCGATCCTGGAAGAGGCGGGCCGCTTTGCGACCGACCAACTGGCCCCGACCGCCGAAATCGGCGACAAGCACGGCACGCCTTTGAAGGATGGCGTCGTCACCATGCCTCCCGGCTGGAAAGACGTCTATCACCGCTGGATCGAGGGCGGTTGGAACGCGCTCTCCGGCCCCGAGGCCTATGGCGGCCAGCAACTGCCGACCATGCTGTCCGTCGCGGCATCCGAAATGTGGGCTGCCGCGAACATGGCCTTCGGCCTCGGCCCGCTTCTGACGGTCGGCGCGGTCGAGGCGCTGGACAAGCACGGGTCGCAGGAACTGAAGGACCACTATCTCGCCAAGCTCGTCTCCGGCGAGTGGATGGGCACGATGAACCTGACTGAGCCGCAGGCCGGCTCCGATCTCAATGCGCTCAAGGCACGCGCGGAACGCCGCGACGATGGCAGCTACCGCATCTTCGGCCAGAAGATCTACATCACCTTCGGCGAGCACGATCTCACCGACAACATCATCCATCTGGTGCTGGCGCGCCTTCCCGATGCGCCGGCCGGTACGCGCGGCATATCGCTCTTCCTGGTGCCGAAGTTCCTGCTGGATGAAAACGGCGCTCCCTGCGTGCGCAATGATGTCTTCTGCAACGGCATCGAGCACAAGCTTGGCATCCACGGCTCGCCCACCTGCACGATGATCTATGGCGACGGAAAGCATGGCGACGAAGCCGGTGCGATCGGCTGGCTGATCGGCGAGGAAAATCGAGGCCTTGCCTGCATGTTCACGATGATGAACAACGCTCGCCTCAATGTGGGCGTGCAGGGCGTAGCCGTGGCGGACGCCGCCTATCAGAAGGCGCTAGCCTACGCGATGGAGCGCCGCCAGGGCAAGGCACCGGGCGACACCGGCGAAGGCATGAGCCCGATCATCGAGCACCCGGACGTCCAGCGCGACCTTCTGACCATGAAGGCGCTGACGCAGGCCGCCCGCGCCATCTGCCACGCCTGCGCCCATGCGATCGATCACGCGCATGCTGCGGACGGCGACGATGCGCGCCACTGGCAGGAGCGCGCCAATCTGCTCACCCCCGTGGCCAAGGCCTTTTCGACCGATGTCGGCTGCCAGGTCGCCTCGATCGGCGTGCAGGTGCACGGCGGCATGGGATTTGTGGAAGAGACCGGTGCTGCCCGTTACATGCGCGATGCCCGCATCGCGCCGATCTACGAAGGCACGAACGGTATTCAGGCGATCGACCTTGTCATGCGCAAGCTGCCGCTTTCGGGTGGCCAGCAGGTCGCCGGCTACATTGCGGAACTGCGCGACATTGCGAATGCCGTGACGGTGTCCAACCGCGAGGGTCTGGGCACCACCGGCGAACGGTTGTCCCGCGCGATCGACGATCTCGAAGCCGCAACGACCTGGCTTGGCGAAGCCATCCAGGCCGGCCGCCAACAGGAGGCCTTGGCAAGCGCACAACCCTATCTGCGCCTCTTCGGGCTTGCCGCTGGCGGGGTTTATCTCGCCAAGGGCGCTCTGGCATCGGACGAGGATGCGCGCGTCGCGCTCTGCCGCTTCGCTGCAGAAAACCTGTTGAACGAAACCGCAGCCTTGAAGATCAGCGTCATCGAAGGTGCCGGAAGTCTGATCGCGGCGCGCGGCGCCCTGACGGCGGCATGA
- a CDS encoding L-threonylcarbamoyladenylate synthase: protein MADILSIADAPERAIDAACSVLARGDLLGLPTETVYGLAADATNGEAVARIYAAKGRPRFNPLICHMSDRGMAEAHVRFEPLAEKLADAFWPGPLTLVLPRLKRSPVASLVTAGLDTLAVRVPRGIAGDIIRRFGRPIAAPSANRSGRISPTRAEHVAHDLGDAVSLVLDAGPCAVGLESTIVKVESGRAILLRPGGLSRDEIEAVTGHSLLRHETPGVLEAPGMMASHYAPDAPVRLNVTSVAPSEVLIDFADQPIIGKEQARAVIDLSPSGRLTEAAAQLFDAMQRADRLGGSAIVFAPIPTTGLGEAINDRLQRAAAPRGVEPQAGTQFG, encoded by the coding sequence TTGGCCGACATTCTTTCCATTGCGGATGCACCGGAACGCGCCATCGACGCGGCCTGCTCGGTGCTTGCGCGCGGCGATCTGCTCGGCCTGCCGACAGAAACCGTCTACGGGCTTGCCGCCGATGCCACCAATGGCGAGGCGGTTGCTCGCATCTACGCCGCCAAGGGTCGGCCGCGGTTCAATCCGCTGATCTGCCATATGAGCGACCGCGGCATGGCCGAGGCGCATGTGCGCTTCGAGCCGCTTGCGGAGAAACTCGCCGATGCCTTCTGGCCGGGACCGCTGACCCTTGTCCTGCCGCGTCTTAAACGATCGCCCGTGGCCTCGCTGGTCACCGCAGGGCTCGACACATTGGCGGTGCGGGTCCCGCGTGGGATCGCCGGCGACATCATCCGGAGATTCGGCAGGCCGATCGCAGCGCCAAGCGCCAACCGCTCGGGCCGCATCAGCCCGACACGCGCGGAGCATGTCGCCCACGATCTCGGTGATGCCGTGTCGCTCGTTCTCGATGCCGGCCCCTGCGCCGTCGGGCTGGAGTCGACGATCGTGAAGGTCGAAAGCGGCCGCGCGATCCTGTTGCGCCCCGGCGGTCTGTCGCGTGACGAGATCGAGGCGGTCACCGGACATTCCTTGCTTCGCCATGAGACCCCGGGCGTGCTGGAGGCCCCGGGCATGATGGCCTCGCATTACGCGCCGGATGCGCCGGTTCGGTTGAACGTGACTTCGGTCGCGCCTTCGGAAGTGCTGATCGATTTTGCCGACCAGCCCATTATCGGCAAGGAACAGGCCCGCGCTGTCATCGATCTCAGCCCGTCCGGGCGCCTTACGGAAGCGGCAGCGCAGTTGTTCGATGCGATGCAGCGTGCGGACCGGCTCGGCGGCTCGGCGATCGTCTTCGCGCCGATCCCGACCACCGGTCTTGGGGAAGCCATCAATGATCGGCTGCAGCGCGCTGCCGCACCGCGTGGCGTCGAGCCTCAAGCCGGTACCCAATTCGGTTGA
- a CDS encoding FAD-binding oxidoreductase has product MSVSPSLSASLIERFAAIVGTGNALTEPSDTQGFTQEHRDLYHASTPLVLRPGTTQEVAKILKLATETGTAIIPQGGNTGLTGGQVPLADGPPAIILSLTRMNRILDIDAVGGTMTVEAGVVLQTIQEAAEKVGKLFPLSLGAEGSCQIGGNLSTNAGGTAVLAYGNTRQLCLGLEVVLPTGEVWTALRKLKKDNTGYDLRDLFIGAEGTLGVITAAVLKLFPMPAGRQVAIAGMKSPEGALELFRRAEALAGGGLTAFELMARIGVEFTARHIDGVRDPFAEPHGWYALIEISSNLSEEAARDQMEHLLSAALEDGIAEDAVLAQNETQARDFWHMREALSWAQKPEGGSIKHDISVPVAAIPTFLAQAEPLVQEVVPGARIVAFGHLGDGNIHYNISQPVGADREAFLAHWDAVSAKVHALALSFGGSISAEHGIGQMKRDELAAIRAPIEIDLMQRIKAAFDPAGIMNPGKVLRTR; this is encoded by the coding sequence ATGAGCGTATCCCCTTCCCTCTCCGCATCCCTCATCGAACGCTTTGCTGCCATCGTGGGGACCGGCAACGCGTTGACCGAGCCCTCGGACACGCAAGGCTTCACCCAAGAGCATCGCGATCTCTATCACGCCTCGACCCCGCTCGTGCTGCGACCCGGGACGACGCAGGAGGTCGCCAAGATCCTGAAGCTTGCGACCGAAACCGGGACCGCGATCATCCCCCAGGGCGGCAACACGGGGCTCACCGGCGGCCAGGTGCCGCTGGCGGATGGTCCACCGGCCATCATCCTTTCGCTCACCCGCATGAACCGGATCCTCGACATCGACGCTGTCGGTGGCACGATGACGGTGGAAGCGGGCGTCGTTTTGCAGACGATCCAGGAAGCGGCAGAAAAGGTGGGCAAGCTTTTCCCGCTTTCGCTCGGAGCAGAAGGCTCCTGCCAGATCGGCGGCAACCTCTCCACCAATGCCGGCGGCACGGCGGTGCTTGCCTATGGCAATACGCGCCAGCTTTGCCTGGGGCTCGAGGTGGTGCTGCCGACCGGCGAAGTCTGGACGGCGCTGCGCAAGCTGAAGAAGGACAACACCGGCTACGATCTGCGCGATCTCTTCATCGGCGCGGAGGGGACGCTCGGCGTGATCACCGCGGCTGTTTTGAAGCTCTTTCCCATGCCTGCCGGCCGGCAGGTCGCGATCGCTGGGATGAAATCGCCTGAGGGGGCACTTGAACTCTTCCGCCGGGCCGAGGCGCTTGCCGGGGGCGGGCTGACGGCATTCGAACTGATGGCGCGCATCGGCGTCGAATTTACAGCCCGGCACATCGATGGCGTTCGCGATCCTTTTGCTGAGCCTCATGGCTGGTACGCGCTGATCGAGATCTCGTCGAACCTCTCCGAGGAGGCCGCGCGGGATCAGATGGAGCATCTCTTAAGTGCGGCGCTTGAAGACGGCATCGCCGAAGACGCGGTTCTGGCGCAAAACGAGACACAGGCGCGCGACTTCTGGCACATGCGCGAAGCGCTCTCTTGGGCGCAGAAGCCCGAGGGCGGATCGATCAAGCACGACATCTCCGTGCCTGTCGCCGCCATTCCCACGTTCCTCGCGCAGGCCGAGCCGCTCGTGCAGGAAGTGGTGCCCGGCGCGCGGATCGTCGCCTTCGGCCATCTCGGCGATGGCAACATTCACTACAATATCTCCCAGCCGGTCGGCGCCGACCGTGAGGCCTTTCTGGCCCACTGGGACGCGGTCAGCGCGAAGGTTCACGCTCTGGCGCTTTCCTTCGGCGGGTCGATCTCCGCCGAGCACGGCATCGGCCAGATGAAGCGGGACGAACTCGCCGCCATCCGCGCGCCCATCGAGATCGACCTCATGCAGCGCATCAAGGCGGCCTTCGATCCGGCCGGCATCATGAATCCCGGAAAGGTACTGCGGACGCGCTGA